aacagccccacacctgccttgatcaccctcttattgttaacatgtctgtagaaacccttcttgttgcccttcacatccctgGCTAGCTTcacttccaattgtgctttcgctttcctgattacccccccaGTGCTCTCCAGCCGtagatttatactcctccttagtcatctgtccaagtttccacttcttgtaagcttcctttttgagtctaagctcaccaaggatctccctggtaagccaagctggttgtctactgtatttgcttttctcaTTGCACAttggaatggtttgttcctgtgccttctttcaaatactgccagttctgccagactcctttccccttcaagGCAACCTATCACTTCTCTGgggggagtcaaagtctgcttttcagaAGCCCGGGGTGTGTATTTTACACTCCCTTCTTTCCCTTCATTAGGATCGTGAAATCACCCATCTTATGATCACTGCTTCACTGGTTGCCACCCACACCTACATCTCCTGCTAATTCCTTCTTGCCTGTGAGtggcaggtcaagttgcgcatggcctctgcttggtttcttcagcacttgtactggaagttgtccccaacattctccaaaagcttcctgacttgtctgtgcactgctgtattggtctcccaacaaatgactgggtgattaaagtctcccatgagaaccagggcttatggtctggaagcttctcttagttgtctgaacaAAACCTTATCTCCCTGTTCTGGAGGTCTCTAGCAGACACCAACCTCAGCTTCACCTCTGTTGCtcccacctctaagcttaatccaaagaccGTCACCTGGCTTTTCTCCTTTGATGTActgaagctctgagcaatcatattgctctctcacatacagcgcaactcctcctccttctctcccctgcctgtcctccctgaacagtttatacccttacatggccatgctccagttatgcgaatcgtcccaccaagtctctgttattccagttACCTCacactcctttgactgtgccagggcctctaattcttcctgtttgtttcccaggcttctggcatttgtgcaCAACCACCATTGATAATTACTTGaatggcctactttctcctttcgaaccTTCTCCTTTTAAAttggggtcctcctttgttgttccttcctccttgtgtttcttcctggTACCCtatttccccacttacctcagggcttgtgtcaccttcccccgacgaacctcatttaaagccctcctcactaggtctgcaagcctgcctgcaaagatgctctttcctctcttcgttaggtggatcccatcacttccCAGCAATgcttgttcccaaaacagagtCCCATGGTTGCAGAAACCAAATCCCTTCATCCGGCAGCACCTGCGTGACCAACGCATTTACTTCCACAATTCGatgatccctacctggaccccttccttcaacagggaggatggacgagaacaccacttgctcTCCATATCCCTTcatttccttcccagagttacacaatccacagtgatctgctcaaggtcattctttgctgtgtcactagttcccacatggagaagtaggaaggaataatctgcaGGTCTGAtggtttttggaagagattctgtcacatcctggattctagctccaaGTAAGCAGCAAATAtcccaagattccaggtctggacagcagatggatgagtCCATCCCTTCTAGAAGGGAGTCCTCAACCACCACACCAGTCTTCTTCTCTTAGAGATGGTGCctgtagaacccccatccctaggactgcacttTGCAGGCCTTCCAGTGTGGGGGGAAAACTGCTTTAAGGGTTAAAAGAGTTTTCCACACTAACCAGGCCTCCCTCTGAAATGGGATACTAGGGAGTCATCTGCACTTTTTTGAAGTCCCTACCTTGTCCCCTAGAGCCGATTTATCCTTTAGGCTCCTCTGTCTGGTTTATCATGTATCTTGgtagtgtaaactggcctcaagcacagctggtgcTTACCGACACGTCTCAgggcaattctgctgagactttcatatgttaaagaagacaattaatgaCTAAACTGCCTAAACAAACTATATAAAAAGCCCCTGAAACAGTTTCTCAGGGCTCCCAATTCTCtgtaagctggcagcctgcatgcataataaagtttccttttagatctcgcTCTTGCCTCAccgctttgacctccagcctcagacctttgggggacactgtgcCCCAGGGGAACAGGGTTCCCTGACAATTTGGCGATGAGGATGGGATggcttggaactccagctggagaGGTCGACGGTGAGGAACGGGATCGGGCCACAGCATGCATCTGAAGGGTAAGGGATCCATTTAGAATCCCCCAGTCCGCCTCCCAGTTCTCGTCACTGGCTGAACCGGCTGGTGGTAAGAGTCATCTTTTGTTCCTAAATTTTCTCTGGGAGgcttgagagagatttaaaacatTGGGTAGAGCTGAACAGTGGTTGGGCTGGTGCTGACTGACTGGTGGCGAGTCCAAGTGCATGATTTTGAGTGAGTGACGTCCAGAACGGGACTGCGACCACACCAGCGCTGTCAGTGCTACTAAACATCTGCCAAAAGCAAGGGCAGTTCCCCCCAGTGGGGAGCTGttctgatcccttccctgcaAGGTGTCTGCCAGAGCATTCTCCACCAGAGTGCCTGTGCAGAGAGCCTGAGAGTGCATACTTACTCCTGCCAGAACTGGGGGTTCCTGAGTGGTGTTTATTGGACCCATGTAATTAGCCACTTCTTGGCTTGTAGTCCAAGGTAAGTGGATTTATGTCCCATTTCAAACCTCTCAGTTTTACCCTGGGTGTGTTTTTGAGTTTTCAGTAGGACATCTCTGGCCAGTCCAGTTAGCCACATCTGCGCTCAGTGCTCTCACCCGGTGGATCTCTGAGTGGGGTGTGAAGAGACAGGACACCCTGGCAGAAATACATTCAATTGGCTTCCcaaatatttccattttgcagAACCTGGCTACTTCATGTAGACCCTCAAAGCAGCCTGATTTGTTAAAAAGCAAACGGCAATATGAAATGAATGATGTTGTTGCTCATGGAACAGGGCTTCCATCATTTTCCATGTAGTCCTTCGCATGGCTATGACCTGTATTCATCTGGCATATGAAGACCTAGCCTGGTAGATCATGGCATCAGTTCAGTGTCTACACAGAACGGCAGTTTCTTTAAGCCGCTGTTCAAAACAGATTATGGAATCTGTTCCAGAAATGGAGTTGTCTGTCAATCGGTCTCATTCCCCACCCAAACATTCATCCAGTAACCAGCAGGAAAACTTATGGCATTGTTTGCGAACAGCAAATTAATGTCTCAATATATGGTTCATGTTCCCTTCCAGGGTatgctggaccctctctagtcaCTCCCCATGGCTGACACAGACTGGATCAACAGAACTTCCTTAGAATTCATTCTCCTGGGGTTTGGGagtctccctgccctgcaagttcttctcttcctgctgttttcagTGATCTACATGGTGACCATGGCTGGGAACAGCCTCATCATTGTGTTAGTTGTAATTGACCAGcgccttcacacccccatgtacttcttcctgggAAATTTGTCCTTCTTGGAGACCTGCTACAGCTCCACcatcctgcccaggctgctggccagtctcctgactgggGACAGAAGTATCTCCTTCAGTGGCTGCATGGGACAATTTTATACTTTTGGAGTCCTAGTCACTGCAGAGTGTTTTCTCTTATCTGTGATGTCGTATGATCGATACTTAGCGATATGCAAACCCCTGCACTATGGGGCTCGTATGAATGGTAGATTCTGTGCCCTGCTGGTGGCTGGGTCTTGGACAAGTGGCATTTTGGCTATTACCATGACAACCTCTTTGATGTTTCAACTGCCGTTCTGCCACCCCGGAAACATTGATCACTTTTTTTGTGATTTCACCCCTGTGGTGAAACTCTCTTGCAGTGACACCCGTCCGATAGAACTCTGGGTGTTTGTCCTGTCGGCTGTGTGCTCGCTGCCCCCATTTCTACTAACCATCACGTCCTATGTTTGGATCATCTCCACCATCCTGCAAATCCCATCCACCACGGAcaggcaaaaggccttttccacctgctcctcccacctcactgtggtTACAACCTTCTATGGGACTCTGATCATTGTTTACCTCCTACCCAAAACACAGAGGCTCAGAGAGCTGAACAAACTCTTCTCAGTCTTCTACACAGTCCTGACCCCTCTGGTCAATCCGCTCGTCTACAGCCTGAGAAACAAGGAGGTGAAAAAGGCGCTCAGAAAAGCAGCCCATAAATGTTTGGGTTGCACAGCAATCTAGAGTGCGTCAGGTCATTCATTTCGCTGTGACTGAAATGGCAATAAACTGAGAAAATGGACTTGGCTGTAGGGAACTGATTGCTCTATTTTGTGTTCAGAGTAGCTAGCGGTGACTTATGGCAAAGAGAACTGGAGGTGCTGAGTCCGGCAGAAGGAGACAATCAAGATTTATCTGGTGTCAGAATTGATGGATGATATTCTGGTTCTGCTGAAATGAACATCAAAATTCCCATGGAGCTCAGTGGGGCTGGATGTCACCAATTACAATAATATGCCATTCAAATGCAATTTACCCAGAATTGCTCTTTTGTACAGTGCTTAACAATTGCTTTATCTATCTATTCCCATAGaccacatctatctatctatctatctatccccatacactgtatctatctatctgtctgctCCAAAGCATTAGATATTAATCAGTAAACATCGGTAAATGTTGACTTCACCATACAccccacactctactggaaatcAGAGAAATCAGCCaataggcaaagaaagaaaaatgctgcttgagaacttattagAGTTTGACTGCAGGTTATTTGCTTGATGTAGGTTTGCACGTGATGATGACAATTTGTGTGTTACATTGTGAAGCTCCAGATTTGAATGTCAGTGTCTGGAGCCATTGAACACTTACTGCCAGGCTCTGTTCGGCTCAGAACGCTCCACAAACATGAAGTGAATTCTTGGAGCAGTTTCAGCAGGAGGTGTTTTTGGGACAGGGTCACAAAGGGACTTTGGCACAACTCACGAAACAGCTGACGGAGGCGGTGTTCCCTCTGAGGGCGCTCACCTTGGGTTGGACTCAGTATGGTTCTTCTGATGCTCTACGTGCTGCTGTTTGGATCTCTGCACTTTGTTCAATTAGTGCCACTGGTTTAAACGTGAAATGTATCTTCATGCCGTGTAAATAGTCTCGGGGGCAGCCGTGAGGTAAGCGTGCCGTGTGCTAAGGAGCACGGAGCTCTGTGGAACAGGTGAGCTGGAGAGCTCTGGTCCTTCTGGGGCAGTCAGTCTGTGACTGCTGGACGTGGCCAGTGGTCTGGGTCTGGGCACTCCAGGGAGATGCTCGTTAGTCTGGAGAGGTGGAGAGTGTCAGTCAGAGTGAGAGGGAGCCCCGTGTAGGCCAAGGCAGAGAGCTTGTGTTGCCAATGGCCAGTAGAGTTGAGGACTTGACCACTGGCAGACGCTATCAAAGTCCTCTCAGGTGGGAGCAATTGGCTTCACGGACCAAGTAATCCCCATGGACCATCACAATCTGGTTACAAAAGGAACAGGGAGTGACCCGAACTGTTGGCTGTCTCCTGCCTGTCATGGAACAGGGCTTTGTCACAAAGGAATTCCCAGAGGCAAACTGCCGCAGCGGGTGTAAAACTCCCCAGACGCCCTCAGAAATGAGAGAAGATCAATTTAGGTCCCAGCGGTATCAGCTGGTGATCTCGTCTCTCTCTGAAAGGAAGGGTTAAAACAGCCAGGTGAACAGCTCACTGAGAGTTCTCTGCATTTGACGTGGCCTGCGGGGATGTACCCATGTGCTTAGCACTGGGAACAACTGAATGTCTCTCCCAGCATTGAGACGAGAGCCGTAATGTCTATGGGAGAGACCATCAgaaaggcttctcctctgctggtcTTTTCCTTGTGTTGGTCCAAACCCCTGGAGgtcaaagcaaaacaaagcagaccTCTTTGGTTTGCATAAAACCAGCAAATTCAGCACAAATCTGCAAAGAGTTTAGTTTGGCCCAGAACAGCATTTCTCAGTGAATAGACATCATCTATAGAGCTGTACAGAGCTCTCCTACCGAGCCCACAAGATACTTCCACCACAGGCCAAGAATTAATTTGTACCAAAGCCACCAGCCAGAGACTAGTGGTATCACTGGGGCTACAAAATGACCTTAGTCTGCTGAGACTGAACCTAAATCTGCTACGCTGTAGTTTGAACCCACTGCCTCTTGTCCTGCAAGAGAGAAGCAGTTTTtagagaaaataaaatttaacataCAACAGAGTGGGAAGTGACCACTCGCACAGAGGGAAATTCACCAGACAAGACATTGCTATCTGGTTGTTGAGTCATAAACCAAAATGACTCTGGCAGGCTTCACTGCTGCAGATTTTGTGATTAAATCAAGGACAAGTAAACAGTGTTTCAGTGTTACGGGCTGGTCTAATCAGGACATCTTTGAAGCTCAGAATAAGGGAAGCTGTAGGTCCCAGGAGATGGTGTTATTTCATTTGCCCGTTTTTCTTCCCAAACTCTCCTTTTAGGACCACAGAAGGGAGTGATGAGCAGACCAGCTGATCCTTCTTTTACATTGTCCACCAGTTAAGCTTAGTTTATAACAACCAAATTAGGATCACTGAATTCTGGGTCCAAGTGTCTCTTATTTACTGGGCATGATCTTCATGGAgtgtgaataccaagagaggTTTTTACTGGGACTAATTCAGGATTTCTGTATCTGCTTTGCACCTTTTCCCCTCGGCATTTGTTATTTTTGGTTATCATGACAGCTTATGAACTCTCACTGATGTCCCATAGTTAAACTCTCCACTGTCAAACGCAAAATTACCATCACCAGCCAGGTGCTGGTGcggtgcccagggaaactgaggcacaacacaCAGGGTTCCTATAGGAGAGTAGAAATCACATGCAACCCAAGGAGGTGACAGGAACACCCGCTTCATCACAGCGGTGAGCAAGTCTTGTCAGTACCTTTGGTCCTTGCCTACGTTTGTGCAAGACGGACAGGACAAACAAGGCCTCTTTAGCCCACGTGGTGCAGGAGAGTAACCGAAATAAATGTGACTGTCCTCAGAGGAACACACGACTCTGTGTGAGAAGtgacagagaggtcgccgtgttagtctgtgttctaacacaacaacccagcagtcctgtagtCTACCCCTACCCGCCACTAAAGCCCTCCCCCATGCCCCGCAGggctccacccccacctgacactaacccccctccccccttgtCTGCAGTGCTCCACCTCCccttacactgagcccctccccacttGTCCACAGTGCTCCGCCCCCACCCGAcacaaacacccctccccccttgtccacagtgctccacccctgccttacactgagcccctccACCCTTGgccgcagtgctccacccctgccttacactgagcccctccccccttgtccacagtgctccacccctgccttacactgagcccctccACCCTTGgccgcagtgctccacccctgccttacactaactcccctccccccttttctgcagtgctccacccctgccttacactaactcccctccccccttgtctgcagtgctccacccctgccttacactaactcccctcccccctcggccacagtgctccacccctgccttacactgagcccctccccccttggccacagtgctccacccctgccttacactgagcccctccccccttggccgcagtgctccacccctgccttacactgagcccctccccccttggccgcagtgctccacccctgccttacactgagcccctccccccttggccacagtgctccacccctgccttacactgagcccctccccccttggccgcagtgctccacccctgccttacactgagcccctccccccttggccgcagtgctccaccccagccttacactgagcccctccccccttgtccacagtgctccacccctgccttacactgagcccctccccccttggccacagtgctccacccctgccttacactgagcccctccccccttggccgcagtgctccacccctgccttacactgagcccctccccccttggccgcagtgctccacccctgccttacactgagcccctccccccttgtccacagtgctccacccctgccttacactgagcccctcccccctcggccacagtgctccacccctgccttacactgagcccctccccccttggccgcagtgctccacccctgccttacactgagcccctccccccttttctgcagtgctccacccctgccttacactgagcccctccccccttgtccacagtgctccacccctgccttacactgagcccctccccccttggccacagtgctccacccctgccttacactgagtCCCTCCCcccttttctgcagtgctccacccctgccttacactgagcccctccccccttggccgcagtgctccacccctgccttacactgagcccctccccccttggccgcagtgctccacccctgccttacactaactcccctccccccttgtctgcagtgctccacccctgacttacactgagcccctccccccttggccgcagtgctccacccctgccttacactgagcccctcccccctcggccacagtgctccacccctgccttacactgagcccctcccccctcggccacagtgctccacccctgccttacactgagcccctcccccctcggccacagtgctccacccctgccttacactgagcccctccccccttggccgcagtgctccacccctgccttacactgagtCCCTCCCcccttttctgcagtgctccacccctgccttacactgagcccctccccccttgtccacagtgctccacccctgccttacactgagcccctccccccttggccacagtgctccacccctgccttacactaattcccctccccccttgtccgcagtgctccacccctgccttacactaagcccctcccccccttgtccacagtgctccacccctgccttacactgagtCCCTCCCcccttttctgcagtgctccacccctgccttacactgagcccctccccccttgtcTGCAGTGCTCCACCTCCccttacactgagcccctccccacttGTCCACAGTGCTCCGCCCCCACCCGAcacaaacacccctccccccttgtCTGCAGTGCTCCACCTCCccttacactgagcccctccccccttggccacagtgctccacccctgccttacactgagcccctccccccttgtccacagtgctccacccctgccttacactgagcccctccccccttggccgcagtgctccacccctgccttacactgagcccctcccccctcggccacagtgctccacccctgccttacactgagcccctccccccttggccgcagtgctccacccctgccttacactgagtCCCTCCCcccttttctgcagtgctccacccctgccttacactgagcccctccccccttgtccacagtgctccacccctgccttacactgagcccctccccccttggccacagtgctccacccctgccttacactgattcccctccccacttgtccgcagtgctccacccctgccttacactgagcccctccccccttttctgcagtgctccacccctgccttacactgagcccctcccccccttgtccacagtgctccacccctgccttacactgagcccctccccccttggccacagtgctccacccctgccttacactgagcccctccccccttgtccacagtgctccacccctgccttacactgagcccctccccccttggccgcagtgctccacccctgccttacactgagcccctcccccctcggccacagtgctccacccctgccttacactgagcccctcccccctcggccacagtgctccacccctgccttacactgagcccctccccccttggccgcagtgctccacccctgccttacactgagtCCCTCCCcccttttctgcagtgctccacccctgccttacactgagcccctccccccttgtccacagtgctccacccctgccttacactgagcccctccccccttggccgcagtgctccacccctgccttacactgagtCCCTCCCcccttttctgcagtgctccacccctgccttacactgagcccctcccgccttggccacagtgctccacccctgccttacactgagcccctccccccttgtccgcagtgctccacccctgccttacactaattcccctccccccttgtccgcagtgctccacccctgccttacactgactcccctcctcccttttctgcagtgctccacccctgccttacactgagcccctccccccttggccgcagtgctccacccctgacttacactaactcccctccccccttgtctgcagtgctccacccctgccttacactgagcccctcccgCCTTGtccacagtgctccacccctgccttacactgagcccctccccccttgtccgcagtgctccacccctgccttacactaactcccctccccccttgtccgcagtgctccacccctgccttacactgagccccacccccccttgtccacagtgctccaccccgccttacactgagcccctcccccccttgtccacagtgctccacccctgccttacactaactcccctccccccttgtccacagtgctccacccctgccttacactgagcccctcccccccttggccacagtgctccacccctgccttacactgagcccctcccccccttgGCCA
The window above is part of the Carettochelys insculpta isolate YL-2023 chromosome 32, ASM3395843v1, whole genome shotgun sequence genome. Proteins encoded here:
- the LOC142004744 gene encoding olfactory receptor 11A1-like, encoding MADTDWINRTSLEFILLGFGSLPALQVLLFLLFSVIYMVTMAGNSLIIVLVVIDQRLHTPMYFFLGNLSFLETCYSSTILPRLLASLLTGDRSISFSGCMGQFYTFGVLVTAECFLLSVMSYDRYLAICKPLHYGARMNGRFCALLVAGSWTSGILAITMTTSLMFQLPFCHPGNIDHFFCDFTPVVKLSCSDTRPIELWVFVLSAVCSLPPFLLTITSYVWIISTILQIPSTTDRQKAFSTCSSHLTVVTTFYGTLIIVYLLPKTQRLRELNKLFSVFYTVLTPLVNPLVYSLRNKEVKKALRKAAHKCLGCTAI